From a region of the Methanolacinia paynteri genome:
- a CDS encoding RNase P subunit p30 family protein: MAYSDACVFPYPSGDTSVRRFALEAKYMGFDSIVCADGNGGVSGEFYGVRVYRALHLRQKNQNDLVKAMRKCRFKPDIILVSAGDATFNRATLSTGGVGILRGIHDAGSRAFDDVCGIKAAENSVAVDIDLSAIICRRGNPRQKALESFAEILKFQRKFGFPVSISSGASSYIHMRSVEEIVSLCGIFGMEENEVKAALGSVDAIINSPPIIEVIDEAIDEVIPE; encoded by the coding sequence ATGGCATATTCCGACGCCTGCGTATTTCCGTATCCCTCCGGCGACACGTCCGTCCGCAGATTCGCTCTCGAAGCTAAATACATGGGCTTTGACAGCATAGTCTGTGCCGACGGGAACGGAGGAGTTTCCGGTGAGTTTTACGGCGTCCGTGTCTACCGGGCGCTGCATCTCAGGCAGAAGAACCAGAACGATCTCGTGAAGGCGATGAGGAAATGCAGATTTAAGCCCGACATCATCCTCGTCAGTGCGGGCGACGCTACGTTCAACAGGGCTACACTTTCGACCGGCGGCGTAGGTATCCTCCGCGGAATTCACGATGCTGGGAGCCGTGCGTTCGACGATGTCTGCGGCATAAAGGCGGCCGAGAACTCGGTTGCAGTCGATATCGATCTATCCGCTATTATCTGCCGGAGGGGGAATCCACGCCAGAAGGCTCTCGAATCTTTCGCAGAGATCCTGAAATTCCAGCGTAAGTTCGGGTTTCCGGTCTCGATCTCTTCGGGCGCCTCGTCGTATATCCACATGAGGTCGGTCGAGGAGATCGTCTCCCTCTGCGGGATCTTCGGGATGGAGGAGAACGAAGTGAAAGCAGCGCTCGGATCGGTGGATGCGATAATCAACAGTCCGCCGATAATCGAGGTTATCGATG
- a CDS encoding 50S ribosomal protein L15e, giving the protein MVKSMYGYVRDAWKCPDETEVKTLLWNRMQEWRREGSVVRIERPTRIDRARNLGYRAKQGIIVCRVKVRRGGRRKPRYIRGRRTNRMGMRRATMGKSIQRIAEERAARKFVNMEVLNSYWVGEDGKAKYYEVILVDGHHPAIKSDAHLSWMGDNKHRGRAERGLTSAGVRGRGMQKKGRGTEKTRPSIRSNQNRGK; this is encoded by the coding sequence ATGGTAAAATCAATGTATGGATACGTCCGCGACGCATGGAAATGTCCGGACGAAACCGAAGTAAAGACACTTCTCTGGAACCGTATGCAGGAATGGCGCCGCGAGGGAAGTGTCGTCCGTATCGAGAGACCTACAAGGATCGACCGTGCAAGAAACCTCGGCTACCGTGCCAAGCAGGGAATCATCGTCTGCCGTGTCAAGGTCCGTCGTGGAGGCCGCAGAAAGCCGCGTTACATCCGCGGACGCAGGACGAACCGCATGGGAATGCGCCGTGCCACAATGGGCAAGAGCATCCAGAGGATCGCTGAAGAGCGTGCTGCACGTAAATTCGTCAACATGGAAGTTCTCAACTCCTACTGGGTCGGAGAGGACGGAAAGGCGAAATACTACGAGGTCATCCTCGTTGACGGTCACCACCCCGCGATCAAGAGCGACGCACACCTCTCGTGGATGGGCGACAACAAGCACAGGGGCCGTGCAGAGCGCGGACTGACCAGCGCCGGCGTAAGGGGACGCGGCATGCAGAAGAAAGGCAGGGGAACAGAGAAGACCCGCCCGAGCATCCGTTCGAACCAGAACAGAGGAAAGTAA
- a CDS encoding type II toxin-antitoxin system HicA family toxin: protein MSSKVPVLSGNQVIKAFSRAGYYIHDQKGSHIHLRHPVKRPLTIPNHNEISRGTLRAIIREAGLTYDEFMELL, encoded by the coding sequence ATGAGTTCCAAAGTTCCGGTTTTGTCCGGGAATCAGGTTATAAAGGCTTTTTCCAGGGCCGGGTATTATATCCATGACCAGAAGGGGAGTCATATTCATCTTCGCCATCCGGTGAAGAGGCCGCTTACTATTCCTAATCACAATGAAATATCACGCGGTACGCTTAGAGCAATCATAAGAGAAGCAGGTTTGACTTATGATGAATTTATGGAATTGCTCTGA
- a CDS encoding type II toxin-antitoxin system HicB family antitoxin, with amino-acid sequence MIQFKILLEKDEDGWFTATVPSLPGCISQGRTEEEAKENIREAIELHLKSLAEEGIPLRPDNGITEAFVSVNV; translated from the coding sequence ATGATTCAGTTTAAAATTCTTCTTGAAAAGGATGAAGACGGCTGGTTTACTGCAACCGTTCCTTCCCTCCCTGGATGCATATCTCAGGGCAGGACGGAAGAAGAGGCAAAGGAGAATATCAGGGAAGCAATAGAACTTCATCTGAAATCCCTTGCAGAGGAAGGAATTCCTCTAAGACCGGATAATGGTATTACCGAGGCCTTTGTTTCAGTAAACGTATGA
- the moaC gene encoding cyclic pyranopterin monophosphate synthase MoaC, with product MTEFTHIKDDKAYMVDVTEKPDVGRVAVAAGKIYLREETVDAIHKGEVVKGNVLATARVAGIMAVKRTSDLIPMCHPLPVGGVNIDFNENEGEPCIEAICTVKTYGKTGVEMEALTGVSIALLTIWDMVKSAEKDEEGQYPETGIEDIHVVEKRKG from the coding sequence ATGACGGAATTTACGCATATAAAAGACGATAAGGCATACATGGTCGACGTGACCGAAAAGCCGGACGTGGGCCGGGTGGCGGTCGCCGCAGGAAAGATCTATCTCAGGGAAGAGACGGTTGATGCTATACACAAGGGTGAGGTCGTGAAGGGCAATGTCCTTGCGACGGCAAGGGTCGCCGGGATAATGGCTGTGAAGCGGACATCCGATCTTATACCTATGTGCCACCCGCTTCCCGTCGGGGGCGTGAACATCGATTTCAACGAGAATGAAGGCGAGCCCTGCATAGAGGCGATCTGCACTGTGAAGACCTACGGGAAGACCGGGGTCGAGATGGAGGCCCTCACCGGCGTCTCGATCGCACTTCTTACTATATGGGATATGGTCAAGTCGGCCGAGAAGGACGAGGAAGGGCAGTACCCCGAGACCGGGATCGAGGACATCCACGTCGTCGAGAAGAGGAAAGGGTGA